The following proteins are encoded in a genomic region of Cryptococcus gattii WM276 chromosome I, complete sequence:
- a CDS encoding uncharacterized protein (Similar to TIGR gene model, INSD accession AAW43195.1): protein MATHIPQPLSTKDSLLVTQFRAITGTSSADAAKYIKKYKYIEAAVDAFYNNEPAPRADPAQERKLGEVWEKFKDPSDPKLIKIDGTMELCEELDIDPGTDAVLFCLAADLGSKATGEWGKAPFVAGIASYPGNIDSLSKLKAYLPNLREKLVSDPEYFKKVYNHAFQLARGGPQSLTRSLPLDTAIDLWTLFFPPAFNHSPSALSHLPDNTSPQFTQPEFDLWIEFMQQKNKAVSKDTWALLVDFARSIDKDFKEYDEDGAWPSMIDDFVEYVREKKGGQ from the exons ATGGCAA CTCACATACCACAGCCCCTCTCCACCAAGGATTCGCTCCTTGTCACCCAGTTCAGAGCAATCACAGGCACATC ATCCGCCGACGCTGCAAAGTATATCAAGAAATACAAGTACATTGAAGCC GCTGTGGATGCGTTCTACAACAATGAGCCAGCACCGAGAGCCGATCCTGCGCAGGAGCGCAAGCTCGGTGAAGTCTGGGAAAAGTTCAAGG ACCCATCCGACCCCAAATTGATCAAAATTGACGGTACCATGGAGCTATGTGAAGAGCTTGATATTGATCCTGGCACT GACGCCGTCTTGTTCTGCCTCGCTGCTGATCTCGGCTCCAAAGCCACAGGTGAATGGGGAAAGGCGCCCTTTGTAGCTGGTATTGCGTCCTACCCTGGAAA TATCGACTCTCTTTCTAAATTAAAAGCCTACCTCCCAAATCTCCGCGAAAAGCTGGTCAGCGATCCAGAGTACTTTAAAAAGGTGTACAACCACGCCTTCCAGCTTGCACGTGGTGGACCCCAGTCGCTCACGCGTTCACTCCCGCTCGATACTG CTATTGACCTATGGACACTATTCTTCCCTCCCGCTTTCAATCATTCCCCATCTGCTCTCTCCCATCTCCCCGACAACACATCACCCCAGTTCACCCAACCAGAATTCGACCTCTGGATTGAATTCATGCAACAAAAAAACAAGGCCGTCTCCAAAGATACCTGGGCACTGTTGGTCGATTTCGCGAGGAGTATTGACAAAGATTTCAAAGAGTATGACGAGGATGGGGCTTGGCCCTCGATGATTGACGATTTTGTAGAATACGTGCGGGAGAAAAAAGGAGGGCAGTAG